The window GCGCAAGGCGCACCTCCGACGCGCCGTGGCGGCGACAGACCTCGTCCACGATGCGCCCGAGCCTCGGCAGCGTCTCGCGAAGACCCTCCACCTCGACGAGGAGCACGGCCTCGGCGTCCAGCGGATACCCAGCGTGCACGAACGGCTCGATCACCTGGATGGCGTTGCGGTCCATCATTTCGAGTGCGACGGGTCCCACGCCCCGGCCGATGATCTCCGTCACCGCCTCGCTCGCCCGATCGAGATCCGCGAAGATCGCCAGGAGCGTCGTCAGCGCCTCCCGCTTACGGAGCAGCTGCACCCAGATGCGGGTCACGATCCCGAGCGTTCCCTCCGACCCCACGATCAGCCCGGTCAGGTCAAGGCCGGCTCCGTCGGGGCCGCGCGCTCCCACCCGAACCAGGTCCCCGGTCGGCAGCGCGACTTCCAGTCCCAGCACATGGTTCGTGGTCACCCCGTAGGCGATCGTGTGCGGCCCGCCGGAGTTGTGCCCGACGTTTCCCCCGATGCTGCTCGCGTACTGGCTGCTGGGATCCGGGGCATAGAAGTACCCCCGATCGGCCACCGCCCGCGTGATGTCGATGTTGGTGACGCCGGGTTCCACTACGGCGACCCGGTTATCGAGATCGATCTCCAGGATCCGGTTCATCCGGGTCATGACCACTACCACGCCGCCGATGATGGGGAGCGCCCCGGCCGCCACCCCCGTCCCGGCCCCCCGCGGGATCACGGGAACCCGATGCCGGGCCGCCACCCGAAGGACCCCAGCCACCTCCTCTGCGGATCCGGGCAGCACGGCGAGATCGGGCACCGCGGTGATGTTTGACGCGTCGTATTCGTAGGCCAGAAGATCCCCGAGCTCGGAGAACACGTTCGCCCCGCCGACGACCTCGCCCAGCTCACGCAGGAGGTCCGGCCGGGAGGCCAGGCGCACGCGGGCGCCGGCAAGGTCCATCAGGCGATCTGCGGCAGGGAGGTGTTCCGCGCGGCGATCCCCCGAGCGAGATCGACCGCCTCGGTGACCCCGCCCCGCTGGAGAAGGCTCGCCGCGACCGCGGACCGGAACTCGGTGGCGCGGCGGACCGCGACCGACCGCGACCGGCGGGGCAGCTCGGCAGAGCGTTCCGCAAGGGACGGAAGCGAAACGGACGCGCTCCCGCGCATCCCCCCCGTCGCCCGCACCCCGTCCGGCAGGTGCCGATCGATGCCGCGCTGGGGACCGATCACGGCCGCGGTCCGCCTGGCTCACCGCCCAAAAGATGCGAGGCGTGGGCCACGCAGCGGAGATCGTGTGGGGGGAGGATCACGCGGCCTCGACGACGGCCGCGATGCCCTGGCCTCCGCCGATGCAGAGGGTGGCCAGCCCGTACCGCTCTCCCCGGTGGCGGAGTTCGTAGAGCAGGGTCAGCAGCAGCCGGGCACCGCTGGCCCCAATCGGATGGCCGAGGGCGATCGCCCCGCCGTTTGGATTCACGCGTTCCCGATCCAGGCCCAGCTCCCTCTCGACCGCCAGGTACTGGGCAGCGAACGCCTCGTTGACCTCAATGACCCCGAGTTGGGCGAGGGTCAGTTCGGCGCGCGCCAACGCCTCTCGGGTGGCCGGGGCCGGGCCGATGCCCATGATCTCCGGCGGGACCCCGACCACCGCCCAGGACCGCAGCCGTCCGAGCGGCCGGAGTCCCTCGCGCGCCGCGAACCGATCCGTGGTCAGGATCACCGCCGCCGCGCCATCGTTTATCCCACTGCTGTTGCCGGCCGTGACTGTCCCGCGCTCCCGAAACCGCGCGGAAAGATGCCGCAGCTGCTCGACCGTCGTTTCGGGGCGGATGTGCTCATCCTCCGCCACCGCGGAGGGACCCCGGCGCCCTGCGGGGATCTCTACCGGCACGATCTCCTCCGCGAACCTCCCGGCGGCGCGCGCACGGGCGGCGCGGGCGTGGCTCCGAGCGGCGAAGGCGTCCTGTTCATCGCGGGTCACCTGGTACTTTTCCGCCAAATTCTCCGCGGTCTCCGCCATCCCGAGCCCGCAGGCGGAATCGGTCAGGGCCGCCCACAGGGTGTCTTCAAGCACCCCCGGGCCCAGCGGCAGTCCCTCGCGCGCACCCCGGACGACGAACGGCGCCTGGCTCATGTTTTCACATCCGCCGGCGAGCACCGCTTCCGCTTCCCCCGCCTGGATCAGGCGGGCGCCGGTCACCGCGGCTTCGAGCCCCGACCCGCACAATCGATTGACCGTGATCGCGGGGCAGTCGATGCGCACGCCGACCCCCAGCCCCACGTGTCGAGCCAGGTAGACCGCGTCGGCGCTCGACTGCACGACGTTGCCGAACACCACGTGGTCAATCGCCTCCCGGGCGACCCGAGCGCGGGCGAGCGCCCCCCCCGCGGCCGCAACGCCCAACTGCGTCGCGGTGACTCCGCGCAGGCCCCCCCCGAAACGCCCAAACGCGGTCCGCGCTCCATCAATGATCACGACGTCGCCCATCCACGTGCCTCCACCCAGGGCCGCCCGCAACTTCCCGGTTCTTCCGTAGGAGGCGGGGAACTCCTCCTGCGACCGAGAATCCATTGCCGGCCGACCGGACCGTCACGCCGCACCGGCATGCCCAGAGGGAGGCGGATCCATGATCACGTTCGACCACGTCGCGGTTGCCGTCCACCGCATCGGCGACGCGATGGCGCTGTTTCGAGATCTGTTGGGGGGCGTCCCCGCCGAGCGGGGCATCGGCACGGGGTTCACCTTTCAGCAGTTGACCTTTCCCGCCGGGACCGTGGAACTGCTGGAACCCAGAGGCGCCGACAGCTTCCTCCACCGATTCCTCCACACGCGCGGCGAAGGCTTGCACCACATCACCTTCAAGGTCCAGGATCTCCCGCGATGGGCGGAACGACTGCGGGACGCCGGGTATCGGGTCGTGGGCGAGAACTATGACAACCCCGAATGGCGGGAGGCGTTCGTGCATCCGAAGAGCGGCCACGGGGTCCTCATCCAGTTGGCGGAGACGCTGCCGCCCGAGCGGGGACGATAGCGCCGGCCGGGGTGCTAGGGGGCTTTCGTCACCCCCGACTCCAGGGCGACGCCCACCGGTTCCAAGATGCGGACGATCATGTTGTAGTAGGCCACGACCTGCACGAGCTCCATGATCTGCCGGGTGGTGAGGAACTTGCGAAGCGCGTCGAACGTCTCCTCCCCCACCCGAACGGCCCGGGTGGCCTCCTCGCTGTACCGGAGCACCGCCCGCTCCTCGGCGCTGAACTGCGGGTCGCGCGGATAGGCCTCCAGCGCTTCCAGCTTCTCCCGAGGGATGCCGAGACGCCGCGCGCTGTTCCAGTGGTGGGTGTATTCATAGCTCGCCCCGCAGATCCGCCCGACGGTGATGATCGCGAGTTCGCGGAGGGGCGCGCTCAGGCTGAGATCGTTGCGGAGGGCGCTGCTGTACCCCAGCAACCGCCTGAGGAGCAGCGGGGTATGAGCGAGGACCCGAAAGAGATTGAGCACCGACCCACGCGTCGCGACAAGGTCGTCGTAGATCTCCCGGTCCCCGGGCGGAAGGTCCTCTCGATCCAGGTACGGGACGCGCGCCATCACTGCACCTCCACCGGGATTCACAACGGCGGGGTGAATCGGCCGTCCACGGCCGTCCACCCGCCGTCGACAAAGAGCAAGGATCCGGTCACATAGCTGCCGGCGTCCGACGCCAGGAAAACGACCGGGCCGGCCATCTCATCCGCCGACGCCCATCGCCCCAGCACGGATCGATCGGCGTACGCCTGGTACCAGTCCCGATTCTGGGTGATCTGCCGGGTGAGCGGCGTCTCCACGACGCCGGGGGCCACGGCGTTGACCCGGACGCCCTTGGGACCGAGTTCGGCGGCCAGCGTCCTGACGAGTTGCACGGTGCCGGCCTTGGTCGCGGAGTATACGCTCTGCCCGGGCTCGACCACCAGGGCGCGAATCGAAGCGAAGGCGATGATACTCCCGCGCCCCTGCCCGGCCATGAATCGCCCGGCTTCGCGCAGCACGAAGAACGTCCCCTTCAGATTGACCGTGAGCACGCGATCCAGGTCCTCGGCGGTGTAGTCGAGTATCGGTTTGCGCACGTTGATCGACGGCGTGGATACGACGACGTCGAGCGATCCGTGGCGGGACCCGACCTCGGTCACCAGGGCACGAACTCGGGCTTCGTCCACGATGTCCACGGCGCGGGGCTCCGCGCGGCCCCCGGCGGCGCCGATCAGGCCGACGGTCTCCCGCGCGCTCGCCTCGTTGAGGTCGGCGCAGACGACCAGCGCCCCGTGGGCCGCCAGCGCTCGAGCGGCGGACTGCCCGATCCCCGATCCCCCTCCGATCACGAGGGCCACCTTGCCGTCCAATCGAAACAGCCGGGCGTAGTCCACGGCTCCCCTCCCCTATCCTCATCCGGGCCCCGCCCCGGACATCCGGGGGCGGCGCTGCCCTCACCTCAACGCCGAGGCCCGGGATCTCCCGCGGAGCCGTCGGTCGGTGCCCCCGAGAAGTCCAGGACCGCCGCCCCCTGCAGCTCGCCTCGCTTCAGAGCACCAAGAGCGCGGTTCGCCCCCTGCGGCGCCACCCGCGTCACGGTGACGTGCAACGACAGTTCCGCGGCGATCGCGAGGAACTCCTCCGCGTCCGCCCGGGTGGCATTGGCCACGCTGCGCACGGTCCGCTCCCAGTAGAGGCGGGCGTACGGAAACTCCGGGATCCGGTCGAGGTGGATAGCGTTGACCGCAAGCGTCCCCCCTCGGCGCAGGTGCCTGAGCGCCCCCACGACCACTTCCCCGGAAGGGGCGAAGACGACGCCGCGATCGACCTCGGCGGGCGCCGCCTCATCGAGCCCCCCGGCCCAGGCGGCCCCGAGTGCTCGGGCGAGCGTGCGGTGCGCGGCGCTTCTGGTAAACACGTGAACCTCGCACCCCCAGTGGCGCGCCACCTGGATGGCAAGGTGAGCGGAGGCGCCGAACCCGAACAGTCCCACGCGCTCCCCCCCGCGGACGTCGGCCAGCCGGAGCGACCGGTATCCGATGATCCCCGCGCAGAGGAGCGGAGCGGCCTCCAGATCGTCGTAGGCCGCCGGCAGCGGGTAGGCGAACCGGGCGTCGGCGACCATCGCCTCGGCGTAGCCGCCCGGAACATCGTAACCGGTGAAGCGGGCCTGCTCGCAGAGGTTCTCCCGACCCTCTCGACAGCGGGCGCAGGTCCCGCACGCTCCGGCGAGCCAGGCGATCCCCACCCGGTCCCCCACACGCCACCGCTCCACCCCCCGCGTCACCGCGTCGACCGTGCCGACCACCTGGTGGCCGACGACGACCGGCAGCACCGGAGGGGTGATGTCGCCTTCGACGATGTGGAGGTCGGTGTGGCAGACGCCGCAGGCCCGCACCCGGACGCGGATCTGCCCGGGACCGGGCACCGGTGTGGGTACCTCGGTCAGTTCGAGCGGCGACGGCTTCGCCGCGAGAGGCGCCGGCGATCGCAAGAGGAGGGCCTCCATCGAACACTCCGTGGCGACACAGGATTTCCTGTTCTTGGGATGCAAGTACTCCCCCGCGCACCCCAACGCCTTCCCAGAGGAGAGCAGCCGTGCCCGACACCCAAACGGTCGAAGCCGCGCTCGTCGAGACCTACACCAAGGCCAACCCGCTGTCCAGGGCCGCGCACGAACGCGCCGACGGCTTGTTGCCGGGCGCCGTGACCCACGACAGCCGGTCGTTTCTTCCGTTCCTCCCGTACATCGCGCGCGCCAGCGGCGCCCATAAATGGGACCTGGACGGGCACGATTACGTCGACTACGCGATGGGGCACGGCGCGCTGATCCTGGGGCACGCCCATCCCACATTGGTGGAGGCCGTTCACCGGCAGATCACCCTCGGAACGCACCCGGGGGCCAATCACCTGGGGGAGATCGAGTGGGCGGAGCGCGTCCGCGCGCTGGTTCCGGGCGCCGAAATGGTGCGCTTCACAAGTTCCGGCACCGAGGCCACCCTGCTCGCCCTGCGGCTGGCCCGCGCGGCGACGGGAAGGAGGAAGCTCGTGAAGTTCCAGGGGCACTTTCACGGATGGCACGATGCCGTGAGCCCCGGCCAAGCGCCCCCCTTCACCGACCGGCCGCCCGGGATCACCCCGGCCACCGCGAGCGAAACGGTCGTCCTGCCGGTCGATCTGGACGCCGTCGGGAAAACCTTGGCTGCGGATCCCGATATCGCCGCCGTGATCATCGAGCCGAGCGGCGCGTCCGCGGGAGCGGTGCCCCTCCCTCGCGGTTTCCTCCAGAACCTCCGCGCGCTCACCACCGCGCGGGGGGTGTGCCTGGTCATGGATGAGGTGATCACCGGATTCCGCTGGTCTCCGGGAGGCGCCCAACGGGCGTACGGCGTCACGGCGGACCTGGTAACGCTGGCCAAGATCCTCGCCGGCGGCCTCCCCGGAGGAGCCGTGGCCGGACGGCGCGATCTGCTTGCGGCGATCGGCGCCGCTCCATCAACCGGCCGCCGGGTCCGTCATCCCGGCACGTTCAACGCCAACCCGCTGTCGGCCGCCTCCGGCATCGCCTGCCTCGATGTGATCCGCGACGGACGGGTCCACACCCAGGTCGACGCGATGACGGCCCGCCTCCTCCGCGAGCTGAACGCGCGCCTGGCCAAGCGCGGGGTGCGGGGCGTGGCCTACGGAGAGGCCTCAAGGTTCCACCTGGCGTTTGATCAGCGGCTGACCCCCGGGGATCCAGCATCGCTTCGACATATCCCGGCCGACGACCTCAAGCAGCAACGGCAGACCCCCATGACGACCAGCCTGGCATTGGCCCTGCTCCTCCACGGGGTGCATTTCATGGGCACCGGGGGCTTCGTGAGTGTCGCGCACACGGATGCGGACATCGATCGGACCGTGGACGGTTTGGACGCCGCGCTTGAGCAGGTGGAGGCGATCGCCCCCCGGTAGGGAGCCTATTGGCTGGGAAGGGGAAACCAGGACAGCCGGGTCCAGCGGAGGTAGCGGTCGGAGAGGAGCTCCAGCGACTTCCGCGCCAACGGAAACTCGTCGGCGAGCGTCGCGAGCACCCGCCCCTCCGGCCGTCCCTCCGGTTTCGCCGCCAGTCGATAGAACCGCCGTCCGTGTTCTTCGTAGGTTTCCACGGTGCGGGGAATGGCCTGCCCGCGATGGAGCGCCGGGCCGCCGTGGCGCGGCGATCGGAGGTAGTCGGGGAACATCCCGCTCGTAAACAACGCGATGTCTGCGACCCGCTTGAAGATCGGGCGGGCCTCGTCCTGGCCGACCAGCGCCGCCAACGCGATCATGTCATCGATGTTCAGGGTGTTGAAGCGGCGGCGGCGGTACCCCTCCCCCTGTTTGACAAAAACGGTCACCGTCTCGGCCCGGATGAACGACGTGAGCATGCCGACGAGGTACCCCCAGATCCCCGGCTCGGCGATGAAGCGACGGACGCGGGGAGCGTCGAACACCGCCACGGTTTCCGCCGGCGTGCGCTCCAGCGTGTACGGATGCTGCTCCAGGTCTCGGATCACGCGGCGCAGGAGGACGGAGAAGACAAACGCGGGGGACACCCGCAACAGCGCCTGTTCATCGCCGAGCAGGCGGCGCACCAGCCGGTCGTCCTCGAGCATCACATCCACGAGGTCATCACGGGCGCGGAGCACGTCAAGCGACGGCATCGCCCCGTGGCGGTCGTCGCCGATGGTCTCGGCGACAAACCGAAGGTCGTTATCCGTGAGGACCGGGACGTCCATTGCCCACATTCACCTCGCCGAGCACCGCGGCGGCGATCCCAACCAGCCCGCCCGCGGGATCCTCGCCTTGACTGTATGCCAATAGGTGACCGCGGCTAGACGCCAGCACCCTTAGCACCGTGTAGATCGCCGACAATCCGCAGACGCGCCGGCGGTTGCCGTCGGCCATCACCGTTCGCCAAAACCCTTCGGCATCGCCCTCGACGACCCGGTCGAGCGCGGCAAGATCTCCCTGGCGGGCCATCGCCGCCAGCGAGTCGGCCGCCTCCGCGTCACCAAACCGCGGCCCGACGTGGCTGAGATCGACCCCGCCCACAACGATCACCGGACGCCCCAGCGCCGCGATCGCGGCCCGGAGGGCCGCGATGAACGATTCGATCTCCGGGACTCCGGCGGGACTGCCCGTCCCGCACCACCGCTCAAACCCCGAGCACAACACCGGCAGGATGGTGAATGGTCGCCCCCGGGCCACATGGTCGAGAAAGACCACCTGGAATTCGATCGAGTGCTCGGTCCGGTGCACCGGCTCATCCGCAAGCGGGTCGAACGAACACCGGGACACCACCGCGTCCAGCAGCGGCCGATCGACCTCGATCACGCGGCCCGGCGTCGCGTACCCCTTCGTCGTCAGCACGAAGGGACTGGGCGGGCCGGCGTGGGCCACCCCCAACACCACCACGCAGGCTCCGGGGGGAATCTCCCGCAGGGCGGCGTAGGCGCGACCGTACGTGGGGCCCCCGCGGTGGAAATCGATGTGCGGGGCGAGAATCCCCCGTGGGGGCCGCCCGCCGATCCCGTCGGCGGGGCCCGCTCCCCCTGCGGTCGCCCCCAGGAACTCTTCCAGGGTTGCGGCGAGGGCCCGGGGTTCGGTCGGGTAGGAGACGCCGGCGTGCGCCGGGGGGCGGTGGGGGGCCGCCCGATAGGCCCGCGCGATCTCCCCCCGTCGCTGCTCCAGGCGAGGCGTTTCCAGGAGGTAGTGGGCATCCAGGTCGCCGATGATGCGATCAAGGTCACCACGGGGGAGGATCACCCCGCCGGTCACCTGCGCGTACCCGGCCTGGACATCGATCGCTTCGCGCTGCCCATCGAGGAGAATCGCGACGAGGAAGACCGGCAGGGGGAGGAGGACGGAAGATTCCAGCAGGCCCTCGGAGTCGCGAGCGTGCACCGCCTGCCGCCCATGCCACTCACCGGCCGTAAGATCTAGGGGTCGCAACTTCGGAACCGGCATCGACCGCGGATCACCGCCTCGGAGATGATTATATCAGGGTCCGAACGGCGAGAGGAGCCCCGGGTGACGGCGCCGTATAGCGTGGGCATGGACGCTCCGCTTGCCCACCGCGTGGCCTTGGTGACCGGAGGCGGCACCGGGATTGGTCGGGCGATCGCGCTCCGCCTTGCCGACGACGGCGCGAACGTCGCGGTGAATTACAACCGGTCCCGGGAGGATGCGGAGACGACCGCCGGCGAGATCCGCGAGCGCCGCCGCGGGGGAATCGCCGTGCAGGCGGACGTCTCGCGCGACCAGGAAGTCCGGGCGATGATCGAGCGGGTGGTCCGCGAGTGGGGACGGCTGGACATCTTGGTCAACAATGCCGGGACCACCGTGTTTGTCGAGCACAAGAACCTCGATGGGCTGACCGCGGACGTCTGGGACCGCATCTTCGACCTCAACGTGAAAGGGACGTTCTACTGCATCCGTGCGGGGGCCAAGGTCATGACCGAGGGGCGGATCATCAATATCGGATCCGTCGCCGGGGTGAGCGGAGCGGGAAGTTCGATCGCCTACGCCGCCAGCAAGGGAGCCATCCACACGATGACGAAGTCCCTCGCCCGGGTGCTGGCGCCGAAGATCACCGTGAATACGATCGCCCCGGGTCTGATCGAGACCCGATGGCACGCCGGCAGGGAACCCGAAATTGCCAGAGCTGCCGAGCGGTTCCCTGCCGGGCGGATCGGTGCCCCAGCCGACATCGCACACATCACAGCCGCGCTCGCCGCATCGGACAATTTTCTCACCGGACAAATCATCGTCGTCGACGGCGGGGCCCTGCTCTAATCGCCAGGAAGATGACGCCGGAGTAGCGAACACCTGTTTGCGCCCCGGTGATTGTTGTGTTATAATCCGGGAACGTTCGCAGGCGACTGACGGGGAGTGTGGGGGGGCTGGAGTGTGGGCAAAGGGCTGACGAAGCGCCAGCGCGAGATTCTGAACTACGTCATGGATAATATGCAATTGCGCGGATACCCGCCCTCGGTCCGCGAGATCGGAGCGGCATTGGGGCTGACGAGCAGCTCGACCGTCCACAGCCACCTCACTGCCCTGGAGAAAAAGGGATTCATTCACCGCGACCCAAGCAAGCCGCGCGCGATTGAGATCTTGAAGGACGGCGCCAGCCAACCTCCCAAGCGGGTCGTTAACGTCCCCGTGTTGGGGCGCATCGCCGCGGGGCATCCGCTGTTCGCCGAAGAGAACGTTGAGGATGTCTTTCCCCTCCCCCGCGACCTCGTCCGGGAAGACGCCTCGTTCATCCTCCGCGTGCGCGGGGACAGCATGATCGAAGCGGGCATCTACGACGGCGATTACATCGTCGTGCGACAGCAGGCGACGGCCAACAACGGGGAGATCGTCGCCGCGCTCCTCGGCGAGGAGGCGACGGTCAAGCGCTTCTATCGGGAGCGCGACCACATCCGTCTCCAACCCGAGAACCACACCATGGCACCCATCCTCACCCGCGATGTCACGATCCTCGGAAAGGTCGTGGTCCTGATCCGCCGACTCCCCTAGCCGGTCGCTGACGACGGGGGCCGGCGCGCCCGCCGCGGCTACCCGCGCCCTTCCGCCAGGTACGGTCGGAACCGGTCGAGGCCGCTCGCCGGAATCTCAGCTTCCACGGCCACCCCGTCATCCCGATCGTCGCGTCGGAGCACGCGGCCGTGCGCGTAGATCTGCGCCAGCACCCGGCCGTCGGCGTACGGAATCAGGAGACTGACCCGCCGGGCGGGATCGGGCAGCCGCTGGGAGATCCGCCGCAGCAGGTTCACCAGCCCCACTCGGTGGAGCGCGGAGATCGGCACGGCATCGGGGATCTCGGCCTGGATGTCCCGCAGCACCTCGCGCGTGATGCGGTCCTGTTTGTTAATGGCGTTCACCCGCGGGGTCTCCGCGGCCCCCAACTGCACCAGGACGTCTTCCACCGCCGCCATCTGCTCCGCCCAGCGCGGATGGGCCCCGTCGATGACGTGGACGAGGAGATCGGCGTCCGCCACCTCTTCCAGCGTTGCCCGAAAGGCGGCGACGAGATCGTGCGGCAACTTCTGAATGAACCCGACGGTGTCGACCAACAGCACTGGACGGTGGTTGGGGAGCCGCGCCTTCCGCACGGTGGGGTCCAGCGTGGCGAAGAGTTTGTCCGCGGTCATCACGCCGGCCTCGGTCAGGCTGTTGAGAAGTGAGGACTTCCCGGCGTTCGTGTACCCGATCAGCGCGACCAACGGGAGCGCGGCGTCGTGGCGCACCTGCCGTTGCAAACGCCGGTGCTGCCGCATCGCCGCAATCTCGCGATTGAGATCCGTGATCCGTGCCCGGATCCGCCGCCGATCGGCCTCGAGCTTCGTCTCGCCCGGCCCCCGGGTGCCGATGCCGCCGCCCAATCGCGACAGCACCACCCCGCGCCCCGCCAGCCTGGGCAGCAGGTACGTCATCTGGGCGAGCTCGACCTGAAGCCGTCCCTCTCGGGTGCGCGCACGCTGCGCGAAGATGTCGAGCACGAGCGCCGTGCGGTCGAGGACCTTGGTATCAATCCGCCGCTCGAGATTCCGCTGTTGGGCAGGGGTCAGTTCCTCGTCAAAGATCGCCAGGTCCGCGCCCATCTCGAGGACGCGCGCCCGAATCTCCTCGACCTTCCCGCGCCCCACGAACGTCGTGGGATCGGGACGGGCCCGCCGCTGGACGATGATCCCCACCACGGACGCTCCGGCGGTCTCCGCCAGCCGCGTGAGCTCCTCGAGTGTCCCGCCGTCGTCGTCTGAAGACGTGAGCCCGACCAGCACCGCGCGCTCCGACCGCCCGTCCGCGACTTGAAAGAGAGAGGAACGCTCGCGGTCCGCTGGATGAAGCCCCCGACGAAGCTTGCGGCCTTGAGGGGTCCCCGTGGTCCGGATCGTCCTTCCCCCTACCGGATCGTCGGGGGGGCGGCCACCCTCAACCGGTCCCGGATCCGCCGGATCGCCTCCGCGAACCGGTCGTCGGACGCCGTCAGGGAGACGCGGATATAGTCGGTTCCCCGTTCGCCGTACCCCACGCCGGGTGCCACCGCGACCCCAGCATCCTCGAGCAGGTGCGCGGCGAAAGACACCGAGGTGTAGCCGGCGGGCACCGGAACCCAGAGATAGAAGGTCGCCCGCGGCATCGGCACGTCCAACCCGGCTTCGCGCAGACCCTTCACGACCGCGTTTCGCCGGGCCTCCCAGATCGCCACGCGCTCGCGGACCGGCTCTTGGGGACCGGTGAGGGCCGCCACGCCCGCGGCCTGAATCGCCGCGAACTGCCCGCTGTCGATGTTGGTCTTGAGCGTGCCCAAGGCCCCGAGCGCGTCGGCGTTCCCGACGGCAAACCCCAAGCGCCATCCCGTCATGCAGTACGTCTTGCTCAGCGAGTGGAGCTCGATTCCGACCTCCATCGCCCCCCGGGCCTGCAGGAAGCTCGGCGGTCGGTATCCCTCATACGCGATCTCCGAGTAGGTGTTGTCGTGAACGATCAGGATGCCGTGCCGGCGCGCGAAATCGGCGACGTCGTTGAAAAAAGACAGATCGGCGGTGGCGGCGGTGGGATTGTTTGGGTAGTTCAAGAAGAACACCTTCGCCCGGCGGGCGACCGCGTCGGGAATCGCCCCCAGGTCGGGCAGCCATCCCTGATCGCGGCGCAGTGGCACCGGATAGGGTTCCCCCTCCGCCATGATCGTGGCGGTCGCGTACACCGGGTACCCTGGGTCGCTCACCAGCGCAACGTCGCCGGGATTCACGAACACCCAGGGAATATGCGCCAGCCCTTCCTTCGAACCGATCAGCACCAGCGTCTCGCGGTCTGGGTCGAGGGAGACGCCGAAGCGGCGCGCGTACCATCCCACGATCGCGCGCCTGAGGTCGGCGGTGCCCTGGTAGGGCGGATAGGTATGCGTCGCCGGGTTGCGCGCGGCGTCGGTGAGCGCTGCGATGATGTGCGGGGGGGTGGGGAGATCGGGATCCCCAATCGAGAGGTTGATCACATCGACCCCCGTCGCCCGAAGCGCAGCCCGCTTCCGATCCAGGTCGGCAAACAGGTACGGCGGTATGCTCTGCATCCGGCGTGCGAGCTCCATTCAGGCCCTCCCCCACTCGGTGATGCCTTCCGACTCCCGAGTGGTTACATCGTGATCATAACACGGATTTGCTCGGCCACCGCCTCGGGGGGGGCTTCGCCAACGTCCAGCCACCGGTAGCGCCGGTCGGCGCGAAACCAGGTCGATTGCCGCTTTGCGTACCGCCGGGTGTTGCGCCGGAGAATCTCACCGGCCTCCTCCAGCGACACGCTGCCGTCTAGGTGCGCGGCGATCTCCTTGTACCCCAGCCCTTGGAGCGCCGGGAGCGTTCTGGAGAATCCCGTCCGAAGCAGCGAGCGGACCTCCTCCACCAGGCCCGCCGCCAGATGCTGGTCGATCCGGCGGCGGATCCGCGCCTGCAGCAGACTTCCGTCCATCGTCAGCGCGAACATGGCGACCCCCGGCACCGGCGCGCGGTCGACGGTCGCCGGGAGCAGCGCCTGCTGGAGCATCGAGATCGGCAC of the bacterium genome contains:
- a CDS encoding aminotransferase class III-fold pyridoxal phosphate-dependent enzyme; the encoded protein is MPDTQTVEAALVETYTKANPLSRAAHERADGLLPGAVTHDSRSFLPFLPYIARASGAHKWDLDGHDYVDYAMGHGALILGHAHPTLVEAVHRQITLGTHPGANHLGEIEWAERVRALVPGAEMVRFTSSGTEATLLALRLARAATGRRKLVKFQGHFHGWHDAVSPGQAPPFTDRPPGITPATASETVVLPVDLDAVGKTLAADPDIAAVIIEPSGASAGAVPLPRGFLQNLRALTTARGVCLVMDEVITGFRWSPGGAQRAYGVTADLVTLAKILAGGLPGGAVAGRRDLLAAIGAAPSTGRRVRHPGTFNANPLSAASGIACLDVIRDGRVHTQVDAMTARLLRELNARLAKRGVRGVAYGEASRFHLAFDQRLTPGDPASLRHIPADDLKQQRQTPMTTSLALALLLHGVHFMGTGGFVSVAHTDADIDRTVDGLDAALEQVEAIAPR
- the amrB gene encoding AmmeMemoRadiSam system protein B, whose product is MPVPKLRPLDLTAGEWHGRQAVHARDSEGLLESSVLLPLPVFLVAILLDGQREAIDVQAGYAQVTGGVILPRGDLDRIIGDLDAHYLLETPRLEQRRGEIARAYRAAPHRPPAHAGVSYPTEPRALAATLEEFLGATAGGAGPADGIGGRPPRGILAPHIDFHRGGPTYGRAYAALREIPPGACVVVLGVAHAGPPSPFVLTTKGYATPGRVIEVDRPLLDAVVSRCSFDPLADEPVHRTEHSIEFQVVFLDHVARGRPFTILPVLCSGFERWCGTGSPAGVPEIESFIAALRAAIAALGRPVIVVGGVDLSHVGPRFGDAEAADSLAAMARQGDLAALDRVVEGDAEGFWRTVMADGNRRRVCGLSAIYTVLRVLASSRGHLLAYSQGEDPAGGLVGIAAAVLGEVNVGNGRPGPHG
- a CDS encoding SDR family oxidoreductase; translated protein: MTAPYSVGMDAPLAHRVALVTGGGTGIGRAIALRLADDGANVAVNYNRSREDAETTAGEIRERRRGGIAVQADVSRDQEVRAMIERVVREWGRLDILVNNAGTTVFVEHKNLDGLTADVWDRIFDLNVKGTFYCIRAGAKVMTEGRIINIGSVAGVSGAGSSIAYAASKGAIHTMTKSLARVLAPKITVNTIAPGLIETRWHAGREPEIARAAERFPAGRIGAPADIAHITAALAASDNFLTGQIIVVDGGALL
- the lexA gene encoding transcriptional repressor LexA, translated to MGKGLTKRQREILNYVMDNMQLRGYPPSVREIGAALGLTSSSTVHSHLTALEKKGFIHRDPSKPRAIEILKDGASQPPKRVVNVPVLGRIAAGHPLFAEENVEDVFPLPRDLVREDASFILRVRGDSMIEAGIYDGDYIVVRQQATANNGEIVAALLGEEATVKRFYRERDHIRLQPENHTMAPILTRDVTILGKVVVLIRRLP
- the hflX gene encoding GTPase HflX, translating into MLVGLTSSDDDGGTLEELTRLAETAGASVVGIIVQRRARPDPTTFVGRGKVEEIRARVLEMGADLAIFDEELTPAQQRNLERRIDTKVLDRTALVLDIFAQRARTREGRLQVELAQMTYLLPRLAGRGVVLSRLGGGIGTRGPGETKLEADRRRIRARITDLNREIAAMRQHRRLQRQVRHDAALPLVALIGYTNAGKSSLLNSLTEAGVMTADKLFATLDPTVRKARLPNHRPVLLVDTVGFIQKLPHDLVAAFRATLEEVADADLLVHVIDGAHPRWAEQMAAVEDVLVQLGAAETPRVNAINKQDRITREVLRDIQAEIPDAVPISALHRVGLVNLLRRISQRLPDPARRVSLLIPYADGRVLAQIYAHGRVLRRDDRDDGVAVEAEIPASGLDRFRPYLAEGRG
- a CDS encoding LL-diaminopimelate aminotransferase, with the translated sequence MELARRMQSIPPYLFADLDRKRAALRATGVDVINLSIGDPDLPTPPHIIAALTDAARNPATHTYPPYQGTADLRRAIVGWYARRFGVSLDPDRETLVLIGSKEGLAHIPWVFVNPGDVALVSDPGYPVYATATIMAEGEPYPVPLRRDQGWLPDLGAIPDAVARRAKVFFLNYPNNPTAATADLSFFNDVADFARRHGILIVHDNTYSEIAYEGYRPPSFLQARGAMEVGIELHSLSKTYCMTGWRLGFAVGNADALGALGTLKTNIDSGQFAAIQAAGVAALTGPQEPVRERVAIWEARRNAVVKGLREAGLDVPMPRATFYLWVPVPAGYTSVSFAAHLLEDAGVAVAPGVGYGERGTDYIRVSLTASDDRFAEAIRRIRDRLRVAAPPTIR